The following coding sequences lie in one Rutidosis leptorrhynchoides isolate AG116_Rl617_1_P2 chromosome 4, CSIRO_AGI_Rlap_v1, whole genome shotgun sequence genomic window:
- the LOC139841212 gene encoding uncharacterized protein, giving the protein MCTLHSGHKTVASKIKWLGYYWPLMYRDAAEGWIDELPNVLWAHRTTPKGATNETPFSLVYGSEAVILAKINLPTMHILSFDESSNSKELRENLNLVKERREMAPIKEAINKQRIASYYNKRVQPLSFQLDDLVWQKNEARRAEDTGKLGSKWEGPYKVIGISDTGAYRLASLDGNAIKRT; this is encoded by the exons ATGTGCACTTTGCATTCAGGGCACAAAACAGTCGCGTCCAAAATAAAGTGGCTCGGATACTATTGGCCGTTAATGTACAGAGATGCCGCAGAG GGTTGGATAGATGAGCTACCAAATGTGTTGTGGGCACACCGTACAACCCCAAAAGGCGCAACTAATGAAACACCTTTCAGTTTGGTGTATGGGTCCGAGGCAGTAATACTTGCGAAAATAAATCTGCCAACGATGCACATATTAtccttcgatgaaagtagcaaTAGCAAAGAACTGCGTGAAAATCTAAATTTAGTTAAAGAACGCAGGGAAATGGCACCtataaaagaagcaatcaacaagcAAAGAATCGCAAGCTACTATAATAAACGCGTACAACCATTATCGTTCCAGCTGGATGATTTGGTATGGCAAAAGAATGAAGCAAGAAGAGCTGAGGATACGGGTAAACTCGGATCAAAATGGGAAGGACCATATAAGGTTATTGGCATAAGCGATACAGGGGCGTATCGGTTAGCAAGTTTAGATGGAAATGCAATAAAACGCACCTAG